From the genome of Apodemus sylvaticus chromosome 3, mApoSyl1.1, whole genome shotgun sequence, one region includes:
- the Frmpd1 gene encoding FERM and PDZ domain-containing protein 1: MEELENTFSQTRKAHRIEQMVARWLRRSRDSSARAKVAAAEGPPGNPAQVLTPVRHTVTLDKDVLLQNYGFHISETPPLTVVAVTAGSSAHGKLFPGDQILQMNNEPAEDLSCERAADILRETEDALSITVVRCTSGVPKSSFLTEEKRARLKTNPVKVHFAEEVLVSGHSQGNSLLCMPNVLKVYLENGQTKAFKFEANTTVKDIILTVKEKLSIRSIEYFALALEEQYSISRLHLLHEEELIQQVVEREESQDSRCLFRVCFVPKDPLDLLKEDPVAFEYLYLQSCSDVLQERFAVEMKCNSALRLAALHIQERIYACAQPQKISLKYIEKDWGIENFISPTLLRNMKGKDIKKAISFHMKRNQNLLEPRQKQLISAAQLRLNYLQILGELKTYGGKVFNATLMLQDRESYIALLVGAKYGISQMINSKLNIMSTLAEFANISRVELTEESEKVSMVKVYLQDVKVLTLLLESSSAKDLACLIAGYYRLFVDPANPVFLWSGNRQQTHRVSAEEGYESRACSDSEESSEVDCVLEPLSDRCLVKLSLCRPFGREEQPPGDSPTPEVTRRGPGTCGASSTTDSAESEASDSANTESRGCRTSGSSESMDALEEDDLDACSSSRASFFHFGPPGFSKGLDTDSQEENSRVETSGFLCLLDLAQNANPRCQKVEGPQDLASEACSWAPELSMGRLDPRLYEGSQTDYYSLCSSVSPGSHLSDSGSESAASRQGAAPPPWCQQGWMEAQPGSMLETLALPALPPLAFEDGSSDEEYYDAADKLTPPDTLSGPRAADPSAMRLHSQPRAHGSEESLHLGPDGGEPSRRGGVKKYAKSLRKRRSFLQTDHTSQVSFPMEPSAQENMEDVCYYDREPYLTLAAPSPTVSSLQDMQSEPGLLETKALGLLASLRETKNKNPASRIMEMEPETMETKSVIDSRVSSISAIRLRIDPSNTGHPEASPLAVTTDGSSASSPHNPQHSNPGSSSPQAAQVRPFQTVAPGQDPGGTIPKELTAQPEDSTYPLSSADPNPDSPGPHHVPQGDTSELEEVRSEMGSGSLVINHIQEDTPQITGSSCPGDGPISGDCEVNLEDMALAANEVRQGQLSLDSDSEVTHIDGHSLFQEGVGEDLGDFKGDRLDTVPQTPDVDVSAPAGEISSSLCSEPPATGQISPGSGGENRDAQEQELLTELDLGPEFLLGEQSAIPLEPVKAEQLDRVMEEGLVPGDTSQQVCVHTVPSLPKLSPCGEEPRSADSGHGSPAESKGDSPIICLPPERSFLCFAPESHPEGSTSLSRFTSFGFTGINEVAPAGIGIEHCRCQFSYTTCFRGLQPETEEEDGDPQTHPAAPLTSPPSAGSQVTLPWRAARAYSCTTPLSRKSHIWPEYCSRALRQLKTAPANAPEGFVQLTESLLELQDILEASWGVGNKHPPDKCTWHFSESRSRLCMGSQKLLSSCQHVIRMDQSPEEMQGALRVTFQHLVQLAGLCFQFTDCSRCSTRHREVAGNLRDVVYTYHQFVEAAKLTCERGYHDLSVKLLARQCTALTAAVFCLTQKFRASTAL, translated from the exons GGCTAAAGTTGCTGCAGCTGAAGGGCCACCCGGGAACCCGGCCCAGGTACTCACGCCAGTGAGGCACACAGTAACACTAGACAAAGATGTCCTCCTCCAGAACTATGGATTCCACATTTCTGAGACTCCTCCCCTCACAGTGGTGGCTGTCACAGCAG GCAGCTCTGCTCACGGCAAGCTTTTCCCTGGTGATCAAATTCTCCAAATGAACAATGAGCCGGCTGAAGACCTTTCCTGTGAGCGAGCGGCCGATATTCTCAG ggAAACCGAAGATGCTCTTTCAATTACAGTTGTCCGCTGCACATCG gGAGTCCCCAAGTCATCCTTCTTGACTGAAGAGAAGAGGGCCCGGCTGAAGACCAACCCTGTGAAGGTGCACTTTGCTGAGGAAGTGCTGGTCAGTGGGCACAGTCAG GGGAACTCTCTGCTTTGTATGCCCAACGTGCTCAAGGTGTACCTGGAGAACGGACAGACCAAAGCTTTCAAGTTTGAGGCAAACACGACTGTGaag GACATCATCCTCACGGTGAAGGAGAAGCTGTCCATCCGAAGTATCGAGTACTTTGCGCTGGCCCTGGAGGAGCAGTACAGCATCTCCCGCCTCCACCTTCTGCACGAGGAGGAGCTCATCCAGCAG GTGGTGGAAAGGGAAGAATCCCAGGACTCCCGCTGCCTCTTCAGGGTGTGCTTTGTTCCCAAGGATCCTCTGGACCTGCTGAAAGAAGACCCCGTGGCCTTTGAATATCTCTACCTACAG AGCTGCAGTGATGTCCTCCAGGAGCGCTTTGCTGTGGAGATGAAGTGCAACTCTGCCCTCCGGCTTGCAGCCCTGCACATCCAGGAGCGGATCTATGCCTGTGCCCAGCCACAGAAGATCTCTTTGAAGTACATAGA GAAAGACTGGGGAATAGAGAATTTTATATCTCCAACTTTACTCCGAAATATGAAAGGCAAAGACATCAAGAAAGCCATTAGCTTCCACATGAAGAGAAACCAGAATTTGCTAGAACCCCGGCAGAAG CAACTTATTTCTGCTGCTCAGCTACGATTAAATTATCTTCAGATCCTTGGAGAACTCAAGACATATGGTGGGAAAGTCTTCAATGCTACTTTGATG CTCCAGGATAGAGAATCCTACATTGCCCTTCTGGTTGGGGCCAAGTACGGGATCAGCCAGATGATCAACAGCAAACTCAACATCATGTCCACACTGGCAGAGTTTGCCAACATCAGCCGGGTGGAGCTGACAGAAGAGTCCGAGAAAGTGAGCATGGTCAAGGTCTACCTGCAGGACGTTAAG GTTCTGACTTTGTTGCTGGAATCCAGCAGTGCAAAAGACCTGGCCTGCTTGATCGCTGGGTACTACAGGCTGTTTGTGGACCCGGCCAACCCTGTCTTCCTCTGGTCTGGAAACAGACAGCAGACTCACCGGGTGTCTGCTGAAGAAG GCTATGAGTCCAGGGCCTGCAGCGACTCAGAGGAGTCCTCTGAGGTGGACTGTGTCCTGGAGCCCCTTTCTGACCGATGCCTGGTGAAGCTGAGCCTCTGCAGACCATTTGGTAGAGAAGAACAGCCCCCTGGAGACAGCCCCACCCCCGAGGTGACCAGGAGAGGCCCAGGCACCTGCGGGGCCAGCAGCACAACCGACAGTGCTGAATCTGAGGCATCAGACTCAGCCAACACCGAGAGCCGGGGCTGCAGGACCAGCGGGTCTAGTGAGTCCATGGACGCCCTGGAGGAGGACGACTTAGATGCGTGCTCCTCCAGCAGGGCCAGCTTCTTCCACTTTGGCCCACCAGGCTTCTCCAAGGGCCTTGATACCGACAGCCAAGAAGAAAACAGCAGGGTGGAGACCAGTGGTTTTCTGTGTTTGCTGGACCTGGCCCAGAATGCCAATCCGCGGTGCCAGAAGGTAGAAGGTCCCCAGGACCTTGCTTCGGAGGCCTGCAGCTGGGCACCAGAACTAAGCATGGGCAGGCTAGACCCCAGGTTGTATGAGGGCAGCCAGACTGACTACTATAGCCTGTGTTCCAGCGTCTCCCCAGGCAGCCACCTGAGTGACTCTGGCTCAGAGAGCGCAGCTTCCCGGCAGGGAGCCGCACCACCACCATGGTGCCAGCAGGGCTGGATGGAGGCCCAGCCTGGCTCCATGCTGGAAACCCTGGCCCTGCCCGCACTGCCCCCGCTGGCCTTTGAGGATGGCAGCTCAGATGAGGAATACTACGATGCAGCCGACAAACTCACGCCACCAGACACACTCTCAG GACCCAGAGCTGCCGATCCTAGTGCCATGAGATTGCACAGTCAGCCTAGAGCCCATGGCTCCGAGGAAAGCCTGCATCTGGGCCCAGACGGAGGAGAGCCAAGCAGGCGGGGAGGGGTGAAGAAGTATGCCAAGTCCCTGAGGAAGAGAAGGTCCTTCCTACAGACGGATCACACCTCCCAGGTCTCCTTCCCCATGGAGCCGTCTGCCCAAGAGAACATGGAGGATGTGTGCTACTATGATAGAGAGCCCTACCTGACCCTCGCTGCCCCCTCCCCAACTGTGTCCTCCCTGCAGGACATGCAAAGTGAGCCAGGCCTCCTGGAGACCAAGGCCTTGGGGTTGCTGGCTTCCTTAAGGGAGACAAAGAACAAAAATCCAGCCTCCAGGATCATGGAGATGGAGCCAGAGACCATGGAAACCAAGTCAGTCATTGATTCCCGAGTGTCTTCTATCTCTGCCATTCGCCTCCGAATTGACCCTAGCAACACAGGGCATCCTGAGGCTAGTCCCTTGGCTGTCACCACTGATGGCTCCTCAGCAAGTAGCCCTCACAATCCCCAGCATTCCAACCCAGGCTCTTCCAGTCCACAGGCTGCTCAGGTCAGACCTTTTCAAACCGTAGCGCCTGGTCAAGACCCAGGTGGTACCATTCCCAAAGAACTCACGGCACAGCCTGAGGACAGCACCTACCCTCTCTCTAGTGCTGACCCTAATCCAGACAGCCCAGGGCCACACCACGTTCCTCAAGGAGACACTTCAGAGCTAGAAGAGGTGCGATCAGAAATGGGGTCGGGATCTTTAGTAATAAATCACATACAAGAAGATACTCCCCAAATCACAGGATCCTCGTGTCCTGGAGATGGGCCTATCAGTGGTGACTGTGAAGTGAATTTGGAAGATATGGCCTTGGCTGCAAATGAGGTGCGACAAGGACAGTTGTCCTTGGACAGTGACAGTGAAGTTACGCACATAGATGGCCATAGCCTATTCCAGGAGGGAGTTGGGGAGGACTTGGGCGATTTCAAGGGGGACAGGTTGGATACTGTTCCACAGACCCCTGATGTAGATGTTAGTGCTCCAGCTGGTGAAATCAGCAGCTCCCTCTGCTCAGAGCCTCCTGCCACAGGGCAGATCTCACCCGGCTCTGGAGGGGAAAACAGAGATGCCCAGGAACAGGAGCTCTTGACAGAACTGGACTTGGGCCCTGAATTCTTACTTGGGGAGCAGTCAGCCATCCCTCTAGAGCCAGTCAAGGCAGAGCAGCTCGACCGTGTGATGGAGGAAGGCTTAGTCCCTGGGGACACGTCTCAGCAGGTCTGTGTCCATACAGTACCGTCCCTGCCAAAGCTTTCGCCCTGTGGAGAAGAGCCCCGCTCTGCAGATTCGGGCCATGGCTCACCAGCAGAAAGCAAAGGCGACAGTCCTATCATCTGCCTCCCGCCTGAGAGGTCTTTCCTGTGCTTTGCCCCTGAGAGCCATCCTGAGGGCTCAACCAGTCTCAGCAGGTTCACCTCCTTCGGTTTCACTGGCATAAACGAAGTGGCACCTGCCGGGATTGGCATAGAGCATTGCAGATGTCAGTTTTCCTACACCACATGCTTCCGTGGCCTGCAGCCTGAGACGGAAGAAGAAGACGGGGACCCACAGACACACCCTGCTGCCCCCCTCACTTCACCACCCTCTGCAGGAAGCCAGGTGACTCTGCCCTGGAGGGCAGCCCGTGCCTATAGCTGCACCACACCCCTATCCAGGAAAAGCCACATCTGGCCAGAGTACTGCTCCAGGGCTCTGAGACAGCTGAAAACTGCCCCCGCAAATGCCCCCGAGGGCTTTGtccaactcacagagagcctGCTGGAGCTACAGGACATTTTAGAAGCTTCCTGGGGGGTTGGAAACAAACACCCCCCTGACAAGTGCACTTGGCACTTTTCAGAAAGCCGAAGCCGCCTCTGCATGGGCTCACAGAAGCTCCTCTCCAGCTGTCAACACGTGATCAGAATGGACCAATCCCCCGAGGAGATGCAGGGTGCCCTGCGGGTCACTTTCCAGCACCTGGTCCAGCTAGCCGGCCTCTGCTTCCAGTTCACAGACTGTAGCCGCTGCTCCACCCGGCACAGGGAAGTGGCTGGGAACCTGAGGGACGTAGTGTACACCTACCACCAATTTGTGGAGGCTGCGAAACTAACCTGTGAGAGAGGCTACCATGACCTCAGCGTGAAGCTCTTGGCCCGCCAGTGCACGGCCCTCACAGCTGCTGTGTTCTGTTTGACCCAGAAGTTCCGGGCATCCACTGCTCTGTGA